The Staphylococcus sp. KG4-3 genome has a window encoding:
- a CDS encoding NADH-dependent flavin oxidoreductase, with protein sequence MINNFDSLFKTLILPNGIKLNNRFVLSPMTTNSSTQNGHITEEDLRYAQRRSHAAPLQVTGAAYIEPYGQLFEYGFSITDDSCIPGLKKLATAMKQDGNKAVLQLTHAGRFSNQAILNFSQVYGPSPMLLHSPIEHEVLAMSQTKIDTIIEQYADATSRAIQAGFDGVEISAAQRLLIQTFFSTFSNQRTDQYGPQNLKNRARIGLEILNAVQSVIDKEAPPNFILGYRATPEETRGNDVGYTIDEFNQHLDWVLEVADIQYLAIASWGRQIYQNKVRSDGIYNGQFVNAVVHDYLRGRVPMIASGGINSPESALDALKHADMIGMSSPFVTEPDFVTKLANGTPEKINLHVTLEDIDELAIPYAAFKDIVKMMDYGEGLNKETRDELRKLEKNYEQVEYTAVEKRAET encoded by the coding sequence ATGATAAATAATTTTGATTCACTTTTCAAAACACTTATATTGCCTAACGGTATTAAATTAAATAATCGTTTTGTACTTTCACCTATGACGACCAATTCCTCTACACAAAATGGGCATATTACCGAAGAAGACTTGCGTTATGCTCAAAGACGTTCTCATGCAGCACCTCTTCAAGTAACTGGTGCAGCTTATATAGAACCATATGGTCAACTATTTGAATACGGCTTTAGTATTACAGATGACAGCTGTATACCAGGTTTAAAAAAATTAGCTACTGCCATGAAACAAGATGGCAATAAAGCTGTTTTGCAACTTACACATGCGGGTAGGTTTTCAAACCAAGCTATTTTAAATTTTAGCCAAGTATATGGCCCTAGCCCTATGTTATTACATTCACCTATCGAACATGAAGTCTTAGCAATGTCACAAACAAAGATTGACACTATAATCGAACAATACGCAGATGCAACTTCACGTGCCATTCAAGCTGGATTTGATGGCGTTGAAATCTCTGCAGCACAACGTCTACTCATTCAAACATTTTTCTCTACATTCTCTAATCAACGTACGGATCAATATGGCCCACAAAACCTTAAAAATCGAGCGCGCATTGGCTTAGAGATATTAAATGCTGTGCAATCTGTTATTGATAAGGAAGCGCCCCCTAACTTTATACTAGGTTATCGTGCCACACCAGAAGAAACACGTGGGAATGATGTTGGTTATACAATTGATGAATTCAACCAACATCTAGACTGGGTTTTAGAGGTAGCAGATATACAATATTTAGCGATTGCTAGTTGGGGGCGTCAAATTTACCAAAACAAGGTTCGCTCAGATGGTATCTATAATGGGCAATTTGTAAATGCTGTTGTTCATGACTATTTAAGAGGCAGAGTGCCTATGATTGCAAGTGGTGGAATTAATTCTCCTGAAAGTGCGTTGGACGCCTTGAAACACGCTGATATGATTGGTATGTCTTCACCTTTTGTAACAGAGCCGGATTTCGTAACGAAATTAGCAAATGGCACTCCAGAAAAAATCAATTTACATGTCACGTTAGAAGATATAGATGAATTAGCTATCCCATACGCAGCATTTAAAGATATCGTTAAGATGATGGATTATGGTGAGGGCTTAAATAAAGAAACACGAGATGAACTCCGTAAGCTTGAAAAAAATTATGAACAAGTAGAATATACTGCAGTTGAAAAAAGAGCGGAAACATAA
- a CDS encoding NAD(P)/FAD-dependent oxidoreductase: MAVKNLKNIAIIGGGPGGLMLGLLIQRLGYNYTIFEKGNPHDNHQRGGSLDIHSDTGQLPIKKAGIYNEFMSCARFEGEDTRVIGADGTIYYEEDAEGDGERPEIDRGELCDIIMKQIDSHHLKYGYEFESLVQHSTQDIEIIFTNGESEHFDLVVGADGSFSKLRTHLSDVKIEYSGISMIEINIDDVKNQHPALYKYNKNGKMMALGGDQALLAQLNGDGRIKAYVSYRMDMDKLDTYKFMTLSELKEQLLLDFSGWDIQLQKYIMNMSDDVLFRRIYKLPIGFKWQHKQAITLIGDAAHLMSPFAGEGVNMALYDAFILARALEDYEKIDVALNAYEQEMYQISSTSAQASQDNLELMFSEDAAKKLGEFFKN; the protein is encoded by the coding sequence ATGGCTGTGAAAAATTTAAAAAATATAGCAATTATTGGTGGTGGTCCAGGAGGATTGATGCTTGGATTACTAATACAAAGACTAGGTTATAACTATACAATATTTGAAAAAGGAAATCCGCATGACAATCATCAACGCGGAGGCTCTTTGGATATCCACTCTGATACTGGTCAATTACCTATTAAAAAAGCTGGAATATATAATGAATTTATGTCGTGTGCTCGATTTGAAGGAGAGGATACACGTGTAATAGGTGCAGACGGAACCATCTACTACGAAGAAGATGCAGAAGGTGATGGAGAACGTCCTGAAATAGATAGAGGTGAATTGTGTGACATAATTATGAAACAAATTGATTCACACCATTTAAAATATGGTTATGAATTTGAGTCACTTGTTCAACATAGTACTCAAGATATTGAGATTATTTTTACAAATGGTGAGTCAGAACATTTTGATTTAGTTGTTGGAGCCGATGGTTCATTTTCAAAATTGCGTACACATCTATCTGATGTGAAGATTGAATATAGTGGTATTTCAATGATAGAAATTAATATTGATGATGTTAAAAATCAACACCCAGCATTATATAAGTATAATAAAAATGGAAAGATGATGGCGTTAGGTGGGGACCAAGCACTATTAGCTCAATTGAATGGTGATGGTCGAATTAAAGCATATGTTTCTTATAGAATGGATATGGATAAACTAGATACTTATAAATTTATGACATTGTCAGAGTTAAAAGAACAATTATTATTAGATTTTAGTGGTTGGGATATTCAGCTACAGAAATATATTATGAATATGAGTGACGATGTACTTTTTAGAAGAATATATAAATTGCCAATTGGTTTTAAATGGCAACATAAACAAGCTATTACATTAATAGGAGATGCGGCGCATTTGATGAGCCCCTTTGCTGGTGAAGGTGTTAATATGGCTTTGTATGATGCATTTATACTTGCTAGAGCATTGGAAGACTATGAAAAAATTGATGTGGCACTTAACGCGTATGAACAAGAAATGTATCAGATTTCATCAACAAGTGCTCAAGCTTCGCAAGACAATTTGGAATTAATGTTTTCAGAGGATGCAGCTAAAAAATTAGGAGAATTCTTTAAAAATTGA
- a CDS encoding PadR family transcriptional regulator, giving the protein MFRRQFHKGHAQFGNIMQDREDFGFGREIGDFGDFRGRERFFKKGDLQFVILKMLKEESKHGYQIIKDLEEQFKGFYSPSPGSVYPILQMLEDREFVSISKEGKKKIYTITDEGIAFLKENINDEVLQHFDQVKNMDFESMKEARVQLQILFKELINKNKEALNDKGKKQEFDNFIEKTMNDLNNLFK; this is encoded by the coding sequence ATGTTCAGAAGACAATTTCACAAAGGACATGCACAATTTGGAAATATAATGCAAGACAGAGAAGACTTTGGGTTTGGAAGAGAGATAGGAGATTTTGGTGACTTTCGTGGCAGAGAAAGATTCTTTAAAAAAGGAGATTTACAGTTTGTCATACTAAAAATGCTCAAAGAGGAATCAAAACATGGTTATCAAATTATTAAAGATTTAGAAGAACAATTTAAAGGTTTTTATTCTCCTAGCCCGGGGTCGGTGTATCCAATTTTACAAATGCTTGAAGATAGAGAGTTTGTTTCTATTTCTAAAGAGGGTAAGAAGAAGATATATACAATTACAGATGAAGGTATTGCATTCTTGAAAGAGAATATAAATGATGAAGTGCTACAACATTTCGATCAAGTAAAAAATATGGACTTTGAATCTATGAAAGAAGCGCGTGTACAATTACAAATTTTATTTAAAGAACTGATAAATAAAAATAAAGAAGCATTAAACGATAAAGGAAAAAAACAAGAATTTGATAATTTTATTGAAAAAACAATGAATGATTTGAATAACTTATTTAAATAA
- a CDS encoding alpha-keto acid decarboxylase family protein: MKKRVGQYLMDCLSNVGVDKVFGVPGDFNLTFLDDIISRDDLEWVGNTNELNASYAADGYARLKGIAAMVTTFGVGELSAVNGIAGSYAERVPVIQITGAPTRAVEQAGKYVHHSLGEGRFDDYRNMYASITTTQAYITPENAQSEIPRVINAALFEKRPVHIHLPIDVANTEIEVTSPFELAEHQHMDVSKYMQMIMEKLQSAEQPVIIAGHEINSFGLHEDLEKFVTQTHIPVAQLSLGKGAFNEQSPYYMGIYDGALADKAIRDYVDQSDAILNIGAKLTDSATAGYSYQFDIDDVVMINHHNFKMNETKDTNVSLVDLLAGLDKLNYVNHTDFPKYQRPSAHDYDLNDDPLTQETYFKMMQDFIKEEDVIIAEQGTSFFGAYDLALNQHNKFIGQPLWGSIGYTLPATLGAQLADPNRRNLLLIGDGSLQLTVQAISTMIREKIKPVIFVINNDGYTVERKIHGENAMYNDIKMWNYKSLPTVFGGKEEVCTYDVNTSEEFQKVLLQVEAQPDKMHFVEVKMDVHDAPRKLNAIGQAFANQNG, translated from the coding sequence ATGAAAAAACGCGTAGGACAATATCTAATGGACTGTTTGAGCAATGTTGGTGTAGATAAAGTGTTTGGTGTACCAGGAGATTTCAACCTTACTTTTCTAGATGACATTATTAGTCGTGATGACTTAGAATGGGTTGGCAATACAAATGAACTAAATGCAAGTTATGCTGCAGATGGTTATGCAAGGCTGAAGGGCATTGCTGCTATGGTAACGACATTTGGTGTAGGAGAGCTAAGTGCCGTAAACGGTATTGCAGGATCATATGCAGAACGTGTACCAGTTATACAAATTACTGGCGCACCGACACGTGCCGTTGAACAGGCTGGTAAATATGTACATCATTCTTTAGGTGAGGGACGTTTTGATGACTATAGAAATATGTATGCTTCAATTACAACAACACAAGCTTATATCACACCTGAAAATGCCCAATCAGAAATTCCAAGAGTGATAAACGCTGCACTATTTGAAAAGAGACCGGTCCATATTCACTTACCAATTGATGTAGCAAATACTGAAATAGAAGTGACATCACCTTTTGAACTAGCAGAACATCAACACATGGATGTTTCTAAATATATGCAAATGATAATGGAAAAATTACAAAGTGCAGAGCAACCGGTTATCATCGCTGGTCACGAAATTAACAGTTTTGGGTTACATGAAGATTTAGAAAAATTCGTAACACAGACACATATCCCAGTTGCACAATTATCATTAGGTAAAGGCGCATTTAATGAGCAAAGTCCATATTATATGGGGATTTATGATGGTGCATTAGCAGATAAAGCCATTAGAGACTATGTAGACCAAAGTGATGCAATTTTAAATATTGGTGCAAAATTGACAGATTCAGCCACAGCCGGTTATTCATATCAATTTGATATTGATGATGTAGTAATGATCAATCATCATAATTTTAAAATGAATGAAACGAAAGATACGAATGTATCGTTAGTAGATTTGCTAGCTGGATTAGATAAACTTAATTATGTAAATCATACGGATTTTCCGAAATATCAGCGTCCAAGTGCGCATGATTATGATTTGAATGATGACCCTTTAACACAAGAGACTTACTTCAAAATGATGCAAGATTTTATTAAAGAAGAAGATGTAATTATAGCTGAACAAGGAACTTCATTCTTTGGAGCGTATGATTTAGCATTAAATCAACATAATAAATTTATAGGGCAACCATTATGGGGATCTATTGGTTATACTTTACCTGCGACTTTAGGTGCACAATTGGCTGACCCTAATCGTAGAAACTTATTATTAATTGGTGACGGTTCGTTACAATTAACTGTGCAAGCTATATCTACGATGATAAGAGAAAAAATTAAACCAGTTATATTTGTTATCAATAATGACGGATATACAGTGGAACGTAAAATTCACGGCGAAAATGCAATGTATAACGATATTAAAATGTGGAATTATAAATCATTACCAACTGTCTTTGGAGGTAAAGAAGAAGTGTGCACATATGATGTCAACACGAGTGAAGAATTCCAAAAGGTATTGCTTCAAGTCGAAGCCCAACCTGACAAAATGCATTTTGTAGAAGTGAAAATGGATGTGCATGATGCGCCTCGTAAGTTAAATGCGATAGGTCAAGCATTTGCTAATCAGAACGGTTAA
- a CDS encoding MarR family winged helix-turn-helix transcriptional regulator, translating to MEGNNNDYENLLFYFAYKTFINTADEIIEDYGLNRQHHRFLFFIEKVPGITIKDLLKGMEISKQGSHATLKKLKDEAFIIEKQTEADKRVKALYPTEKGTKLVRELNKAQNDLFRDIQKKVGNDWYAIMEEFASYRTGFQEVKYLKDEVKD from the coding sequence ATGGAAGGAAATAATAATGATTATGAGAATTTGTTATTTTACTTTGCGTATAAAACATTTATAAATACCGCAGATGAAATAATTGAAGATTATGGTTTGAATAGACAACATCACAGATTTCTATTTTTTATAGAGAAAGTCCCAGGTATTACAATCAAAGATCTCTTAAAAGGCATGGAAATTTCTAAGCAAGGTAGTCACGCAACTTTGAAAAAACTTAAAGATGAAGCATTTATTATTGAAAAACAGACTGAAGCTGATAAAAGAGTTAAAGCCCTTTATCCTACTGAAAAAGGTACCAAATTAGTTCGTGAATTAAACAAAGCCCAGAATGATTTATTTAGAGATATTCAAAAAAAAGTCGGAAATGATTGGTATGCAATTATGGAAGAATTTGCTTCGTATCGCACAGGATTTCAAGAGGTAAAATATTTGAAAGATGAAGTGAAAGATTAA
- a CDS encoding mechanosensitive ion channel, whose protein sequence is MSKILDSLMGALDSVISFIPNIIGALIFLIIAWIIAVIVKNIIVKGLGALGFESWLQEKGLVDAESGKSESAGLIQTFGKLAYFLVFLLFLPSVFDSLNMQSVSKPIKGMMSSIFNFAPKIIVAVVILVIGLFIAKVLGTLVKNILSSLNVSKFNQYVNFGKNKDSIDIPVAAGWVITTLIGLFFTVQALSTVNLSVLNQIGEAIIGYLPLVISAAIILALGLIGGNLVAKLINKSTGNGMLAEIVKYLVIIVSVFMTLDQLNFAQSIVNVAFLLILGAVAVAFAIAFGIGGKSFAEKQLEKFSNKIDSENKK, encoded by the coding sequence ATGAGTAAAATTTTAGATTCTTTAATGGGAGCGCTTGATAGTGTTATAAGTTTCATCCCAAATATTATAGGTGCATTAATATTCTTAATTATTGCTTGGATTATTGCAGTAATTGTTAAGAATATCATAGTCAAAGGGCTAGGTGCATTAGGTTTTGAATCCTGGTTACAAGAAAAAGGTTTAGTAGATGCAGAAAGCGGAAAGTCTGAGTCAGCAGGTTTAATACAAACCTTTGGTAAGTTAGCCTACTTCTTAGTATTTTTACTATTCTTACCATCAGTTTTTGATTCATTAAACATGCAATCAGTATCTAAACCTATTAAAGGTATGATGAGTAGCATATTTAACTTTGCACCTAAAATTATTGTTGCAGTAGTTATATTAGTAATTGGCTTATTCATTGCAAAAGTTTTAGGTACATTAGTAAAAAACATATTATCAAGTTTAAATGTAAGCAAGTTTAATCAATATGTTAATTTTGGAAAAAATAAAGATAGCATAGATATTCCAGTAGCAGCTGGATGGGTAATCACTACGCTAATTGGTTTATTCTTTACGGTTCAGGCACTTAGCACAGTGAATTTATCTGTATTAAATCAAATTGGTGAAGCGATTATAGGTTACTTACCGCTTGTCATTTCTGCTGCGATCATTTTAGCACTAGGATTAATCGGTGGTAACTTAGTTGCAAAATTAATCAACAAATCAACTGGAAATGGTATGTTGGCTGAAATTGTAAAATACTTAGTCATCATTGTTTCCGTATTCATGACTTTAGATCAGCTAAACTTTGCGCAAAGTATTGTTAACGTAGCATTCTTATTAATTTTAGGTGCTGTAGCTGTAGCATTTGCAATTGCGTTTGGTATTGGTGGTAAGTCATTTGCCGAGAAACAACTTGAAAAATTCTCTAATAAAATTGATTCAGAAAATAAGAAATAA
- the arr gene encoding NAD(+)--rifampin ADP-ribosyltransferase, whose product MGNQKQAFEQDLYLHGTKAQLQIGDLLKPLQKSNYQDRIMNHIYFTGTLEAAKWGAELAVALANEEADAHIYIIEPLGKFEDDPNVTDKKFPGNPTRSYRSTEPLKIVAELGSWESHTEEEINQMLAGIEQLRSEGLDIIED is encoded by the coding sequence ATGGGAAATCAAAAGCAAGCATTTGAACAAGATTTATATTTACATGGCACAAAAGCTCAGTTGCAGATAGGTGATTTATTGAAGCCTTTGCAAAAATCTAATTATCAAGACCGCATAATGAATCATATTTATTTTACAGGAACATTAGAAGCAGCAAAATGGGGGGCTGAATTGGCTGTAGCTTTAGCTAATGAAGAAGCAGATGCACACATTTATATCATAGAGCCACTAGGAAAGTTTGAAGATGATCCCAATGTTACAGACAAGAAATTTCCTGGCAATCCAACGCGCTCATATCGTTCTACTGAGCCATTGAAAATTGTTGCAGAATTAGGTTCGTGGGAAAGTCATACTGAAGAAGAAATCAATCAGATGCTAGCAGGAATTGAACAATTGAGAAGTGAAGGTCTAGACATTATAGAGGATTAA
- a CDS encoding glycerophosphodiester phosphodiesterase family protein, with translation MFTIYGHRGLSSKAPENTIAAFEAAAKVTGLKWVELDVAITKDEQLVIIHDDFLDRTTDMVGEITQLEYEEIKHASAGDWFGPKFKNEKLPTFDEIIAFANKYQMNLNIELKGVTGSNGSDLSLSLVQQVAEKLKDLDKSINVLISSFNIYLVKLAEVHMPAYKRAVIFKAAAFQGDWRTLLDFCRSTIVNIEDAKLTKNRVRAIKDAGYELNVWTVNNKMRANQLANWGVDGVFTDKADELVHLNS, from the coding sequence ATGTTTACTATATATGGACATAGAGGTTTATCAAGTAAAGCGCCTGAAAATACTATAGCAGCATTTGAAGCGGCAGCAAAAGTGACTGGATTAAAATGGGTGGAACTAGATGTTGCAATTACAAAGGATGAACAACTCGTTATTATTCACGATGACTTTTTAGATAGAACCACAGATATGGTTGGTGAAATTACACAATTAGAATATGAAGAAATCAAGCATGCTTCTGCAGGGGATTGGTTTGGGCCAAAATTTAAGAATGAAAAATTACCAACTTTTGATGAAATAATAGCATTTGCTAATAAATATCAAATGAATTTAAACATTGAGTTAAAGGGTGTTACTGGAAGTAACGGTAGTGATTTATCTTTAAGCTTGGTTCAGCAAGTAGCTGAAAAATTAAAAGACTTAGATAAAAGCATAAATGTATTGATATCTAGTTTTAATATTTATTTAGTGAAATTAGCAGAAGTACATATGCCAGCATACAAACGAGCAGTTATCTTCAAAGCAGCTGCATTTCAAGGAGACTGGAGGACACTTTTAGATTTTTGTAGATCAACAATTGTTAATATTGAAGATGCAAAGCTTACAAAAAATCGTGTTCGTGCAATAAAAGATGCTGGCTATGAATTAAATGTATGGACAGTAAATAATAAAATGAGAGCAAACCAATTGGCTAATTGGGGAGTGGACGGGGTCTTCACAGATAAAGCTGATGAATTAGTTCATTTAAATAGCTAA
- a CDS encoding M23 family metallopeptidase encodes MKKFVTATIATLSLGAIGIAQGEAQASENDQSNSQYSSNQSSNSIFNYGYIDQDASGNYHHTLDGNWDQSMFDQQQYYFYLIDGEGNYHYFYFPMSDQSGDTNATVNNDNNYSANQSHEEVQNEGYDVNQTNTPNINSSDEVSAQTSSEKATSQRKYQEKSLATSNVDYNSGYTRNDGNGEQNVQQNATSNDTTNASTQSSTSQSTSNNTSDSNSTTNSNSSNWLTKNRQLQPYGQYHGGGAHYGVDYAMPENTPVYSLTDGTVIQSGWSNYGGGNQVTIQEKNSDNYQWYMHMNSLNVQKGQQVKEGQQIGASGSTGNSTAPHLHFQRMQGGVGNQYSVDPTSYVNSKA; translated from the coding sequence ATGAAAAAATTTGTTACAGCAACGATTGCTACATTGTCATTGGGAGCAATTGGCATAGCACAAGGAGAGGCACAAGCATCAGAAAATGATCAATCTAATTCACAATATTCGAGTAACCAGTCTTCTAATAGTATTTTTAACTATGGTTATATTGATCAAGATGCTAGTGGTAATTATCATCACACGCTAGATGGTAATTGGGACCAATCTATGTTTGATCAACAACAATATTATTTCTATTTAATTGATGGTGAAGGAAATTATCATTACTTTTATTTCCCTATGAGTGATCAAAGTGGAGATACAAATGCAACAGTAAATAATGATAACAATTATTCGGCTAACCAAAGCCATGAAGAAGTTCAAAACGAGGGTTATGATGTAAACCAAACTAATACGCCAAATATAAATAGTTCTGACGAAGTTTCTGCTCAAACTTCATCAGAAAAAGCAACCTCACAAAGAAAATACCAAGAAAAATCACTAGCAACATCAAACGTAGATTACAATAGTGGTTATACACGTAATGACGGTAATGGTGAACAAAATGTACAACAGAATGCGACATCAAATGACACAACTAATGCATCTACACAAAGTTCAACAAGTCAAAGTACTTCAAATAATACATCGGATTCAAATTCAACCACGAATTCGAATTCATCAAATTGGTTAACTAAAAACCGTCAATTACAACCATACGGTCAATATCATGGTGGCGGTGCCCACTATGGTGTCGATTATGCTATGCCTGAAAATACACCAGTTTATTCATTAACTGATGGGACAGTAATTCAAAGTGGTTGGAGTAATTATGGTGGTGGTAACCAAGTTACTATCCAAGAAAAAAATAGTGATAACTATCAATGGTATATGCATATGAATTCTTTAAATGTTCAAAAAGGACAACAAGTTAAAGAAGGACAACAAATTGGTGCGTCAGGTAGTACGGGTAACTCTACTGCTCCTCACTTGCACTTCCAACGTATGCAAGGTGGCGTAGGTAATCAATATTCAGTTGATCCTACATCATACGTAAATTCAAAAGCATAA
- a CDS encoding LysR family transcriptional regulator: MEWHHFEYFKYLAQIENMSECARVLNISQSTLSRAIKNLETELGVPLFNRIGRIIKLNKYGAEFLKTTNNIVEEMDIYKTNIIDSTNVYNGKLKIGFLHSVGVTYISEFLKTFNLKYPNVELKLVQNDAKNLIVMLDKGEVDIIITTVEEMNKHTHFEPLIVEQLYVTVNENHKLGERNEIAIDELIDEKFILLKTNLLLRRQIDEILKSYQFTPKISFEGDEVITIATFISSGLGISILPHLRNVKIPNLRQIPIKNHDAKRVIGLCYKNKNDVVPIINKAKESLVNYFKTISN, from the coding sequence ATGGAATGGCATCATTTTGAATACTTTAAATATTTAGCACAAATTGAAAATATGTCTGAATGTGCGCGTGTGTTAAATATAAGTCAGTCAACACTAAGTAGAGCGATAAAAAATTTAGAGACAGAGCTTGGCGTACCTCTTTTCAATAGAATTGGTCGGATAATTAAACTGAATAAATATGGAGCAGAATTTTTGAAAACAACAAATAATATTGTTGAAGAAATGGATATTTATAAAACTAATATTATAGATTCTACTAACGTTTACAATGGTAAATTGAAAATTGGCTTTCTACATTCGGTTGGCGTGACATATATTTCAGAATTTTTAAAAACATTCAATTTAAAATATCCCAATGTAGAATTAAAATTAGTGCAAAATGATGCTAAAAATTTAATTGTGATGCTAGATAAAGGGGAAGTAGATATCATTATCACAACCGTTGAAGAAATGAATAAACATACGCATTTCGAACCACTGATCGTAGAGCAATTATATGTAACAGTAAATGAAAACCATAAATTAGGAGAACGTAATGAAATAGCAATTGATGAACTGATAGATGAAAAGTTTATACTTCTAAAAACAAATTTATTATTACGTCGTCAAATAGACGAAATTTTAAAATCATATCAATTTACACCAAAAATTAGTTTTGAAGGTGACGAAGTTATTACAATTGCAACTTTTATCAGCTCAGGATTAGGAATTTCTATTTTACCTCATTTAAGAAATGTAAAAATTCCAAATTTAAGACAAATCCCAATAAAAAACCATGATGCGAAAAGGGTAATTGGATTATGTTATAAAAATAAAAATGATGTAGTACCAATTATAAATAAAGCAAAAGAAAGTTTAGTCAACTACTTTAAAACGATAAGCAATTAG